The nucleotide sequence CGGCCTCCGTTACCTGGAAATGCTCGACTTCGCACTCGTGAAGGAGGCGCTGCAGGAACGGGGGCTGCTGCTTTCTGAGCTGGCGCCGCACCTGGCCCGGCCGGTGCCGTTCCTGTACCCGCTCACCAAGCACTTCGTCGAGCGCCCCTATATCGGCGCCGGCATCGCGCTGTACGACGCCATGTCCATCTCCGGCGGGCACAAGCGCGGCGTGCCGTTCCACAAGCACCTGTCGCGGCGCGGCACCCTGCGCGCCGCCCCAAGCCTGAAGGACGATGCCTTCGTCGGCTCGATCCGCTACTACGACGGCCAAGTGGACGACGCCAAGTACGTAGCCAACCTGGTGCGGACGGCCGCCTACTACGGTGCCCACGCAGTCAACCAGACCGCCGTCGTCGACTTCCTCCGCGAAGGGGAGCGTGTGGTGGGCGCCAAGGTGGTCAACCGCGAGGACGGTTCCAGCTTCAACATCCGGGCGAAGCAGGTCATCAACGCCACCGGCGTCTGGACCGACGAAACGCAGGCCATGGTCACCGAGCGCGGCCAGCTGAAGGTGCGCGCGTCCAAGGGTATCCACCTGGTGGTGCCGCGGGACCGCTTCCAGTCGACTGTGGGCCTGATCCTGCGGACCGAGAAGTCCGTGCTGTTCGTCATCCCGTGGGGGCGGCACTGGATCATCGGCACGACGGATACCGACTGGCATCTGGACAAGGCCCACCCCGCGGCTTCCAGTAAGGACATCGATTACCTGCTGGAGCACGTCAACACGGTCCTGAAACGCCCCCTCACGCGGGAAGACGTGGAGGGCGTCTATGCCGGCCTGCGGCCGCTGCTGGCCGGGGAAAGCGACTCCACCGCCAAGCTCTCCCGCGAGCATGTCGTTGCCCATCCCGTGCCCGGCCTGGTGGTGGTGGCCGGCGGCAAATGGACCACCTACCGCGTCATGGCCAAGGACGCGGTGGACGAGGCGGCCCGCAGCATGGACGAGCGCGTGCCGCAGAGCTGCACCGAGACGATCCCGCTGCTGGGAGCCAGCGGTTTCCGGGCCGCCTGGAACCGCCGCAACCGGACAGCCGAGGAATTCGGTGTGCACGTGGCACGGGTGGAGCACCTGCTGAACCGTTACGGCTCCATGGCGTCAGAGGTGCTGGCGCTCATCCAGGAACGGCCCGAACTGGCCGAACCGCTGCCCGGGGCCGACGACTACCTGCAGGCCGAGGCGGTCTACGCGGCGACCCATGAGGGCGCCCGGCACGTGCACGACGTCCTGACCCGGCGGACCCGGATCTCCATCGAGGCCTGGGACCGCGGTGTGTCTGCCGTGCCGGTAGTCGCTAAGCTTATGGGAGAAATTCTTGGCTGGAGCGATGCGCAGCGGGAAAGCGAAATCAAGCATTACCTGGCGCGGGTGGAAGCCGAACGGCTGAGCCAGCAGCAGCCCGATGACGAGTCGGCGGACGCTGCCCGGCTGGGCGCGGAGGATATCGTCCCGCTGCGTTGAGACCGCAACCCGCCGCCGGACAGGCCCGGCCCCACTGAAGGGACACCACTTGGCGGAACCACTGGACCGTTACGACGCGGAACTCACCACACCTGACCTGGTGATCCTCGAAATGGACGCCGAGGACAAGGTGGACGCGGCCAGCCAGCTGGCCCGCAAGCTGTTCGACGCCGGCCGCGTCTCAGACCTCGAGGGTTTCCTGGGGCACGTCAACGCCCGGGAGCACCAGCTGGCCACCGGCCTGCCCGGGGGAGTGGGCCTGCCGCACGCCCGCAGTGAGTTCGTCTCCGAGACCTCGATCGCCGTCGGGATCACCAAGTACGGCAAGGCCCTGGACTTTGGCGCCGCTGACGGTCCGGCCACGGTGGTCCTGCTCATCGCCACGCCGGCGAGTTCCTTCTCCGACCACCTTGAGGTGCTGGCCACCCTGGCGCGGTCCCTGTCCAAGGAATCGTTCCGGGAATCGCTGCGCCGGGCCTACGACGCCGAGGTTATCGCCGAGCTCATCAACTCCAGCCTGGTCTTCTTCGACCACTGATCGTTGAACCCGGCTGCCCCGCTCTTGGGCGCCCTGCACAGCGCTAGCGGACACTTGTGGCCCCTCTGCGAGGGGCCACAAGTGTACGTTCGCGCTACCCGCGGTTCGTTGTTCTACAGGAGGACGAAGTAACGTTAAGGGGTGTGGAAAACAGCCCTCCAGCCCCGGTGGATCGCAGGCCTGGTCTTTGCGATCGCCGTTTCGGGTATCTTTGTGCTCCTGAGCCAGTGGCAGTTCGGCCGTTCCACGCAGCCCGAGGTGCCGGTCAACCCCGCCACGGAACAGGTCAAACCGCTGACCGAAACGCTGCAGCCCGGTGACTTCTTCCGGGCTTCCGTGGCCGACCAGATGGTGTCCGCATCCGGCAGCTACGATGCCGCGAAGCAGGTCCTCGTGCCCGGCCGCCTCAAGGACGGCAAGACCGGATACTGGGTGGTCACCGCCTTCGCGGTGGCGGATGCCCCCGTGCTCAAGGGCGTGGCAGCCTCACCGAAAACCTACATCCCGGTGGCCCGCGGCTGGATCGCTGAACCGGCGAAGGCCGCCGCCCCGCCGTCGGGCACCATCCAGCTGACCGGACGGCTGCTGCCGTCCGAGGCGCCGGTGCCCAACACCGCCCCCGAACCCGGCCAGGCGACCGCCGTCTCCGTCGCCGAACTCATCAACGCTTGGAACGTCAGCAGCTACCCCGCCTTCGTTTCCGCCACGGCGGAAAAAGCAGGAACGGACGACGTCGGTGCTGCCGCCGGCAGCGGCCTGGAGCCGCTCAATATTCCCGCCCAGCCCCCGGCCGAGAAGGTCAACTGGCTGAACCTGTTCTACTCCGTGGAGTGGATCGTGTTCGCCGGCTTCGCCCTGTTCATCTGGTGGCGGCTGGTCAAGGACGACCACCGCAGAAGCCTCGAGGACGCCGAGGATTACGACGGACCAGAGCACACCCAACCCCACGAGATCCAACAAAAGGTACAGCCATGATCGAACCCAAGCCGGCCATCCAGCCCTCGAACCCCGCCGGGGCGGCGAAGAAGCGACGCTTCGGCGGCACGGAGGCGCAGATCCGCTCCGCCCTGAAGTTCTACAAGGTCATGGCCTACCTCACCGGTGCCATGCTGCTGCTGCTGTGTGCGGAGCTCGTTGCCCGCTACGGCTTCGGCCAGTACCTCTTCGCGGGCGGAACGGACGCCCTGACCGGCCAGCCGTTCGGCTTCGGCTTCGCCCAGGCCGAACCGAAGGGCGTCCTCGGCGGGTTCAACGTGTCCGTCACCGTGCTGATCGTCCACGGCTGGATGTACGTCGTGTACCTGATGTCCAACTTCCGCCTTTGGACGCTCATGCGCTGGCCGTTCCTCAAGATGATCCTGCTGGCACTCGGCGGCGTCATCCCGTTCCTGTCCTTCATCGTGGAGAAGAAGTTCCATGCCGAGGTGGAGGCCGAACTCGCCGCCAACCCGCAGGCTGCCAGCCGCTACTGATCGGCGTTCCGTGCGTCACAGCGGGCCCGCTCAAGGTGCGTGGGGGCAAGCGCGCCAAGTAGGCTAGTACGGTGACTACTCCCACTGCATCCCAAACTTCCCAGAAGCCGGTGCTGGTAGTTGACTACGGTGCCCAGTACGCGCAGCTAATTGCCCGCCGCGTCCGGGAAGCGAATGTGTATTCGGAAGTGGTTCCGCATACCTACAGCACTGAGCAGCTCCTGGCCAAGAACCCTGCCGCCATCATCCTCTCCGGCGGCCCCGCCAGCGTTTACGCCGACGGTGCTCCGAGCGTCGGCGCCGACCTTTTCGAGGCCGGTGTCCCGGTCTTCGGTATCTGCTACGGCTTCCAGGCCATGGCGAACGCCCTCGGCGGCAAGGTAGACAAGACCGGCCTGCGGGAGTACGGCTCCACCCAGACCACCATTCTCGGTGACGACCGTTCCATCCTGGAGGGAATGCCGCAGCACCAGAACACCTGGATGAGCCACGGCGACTCCGTCCACGCGGCACCCGAGGGCTTCGAGGTGCTGGCCACCACGGCAGGTGCCGAGGTGGCCGCCTTCGCCAACGAGGAGAAGTGCCTGTACGGCGTGCAGTGGCACCCCGAGGTGAAGCACTCGGCCTACGGCCAGCAGGTGCTGGAGAACTTCCTGTTCAAGGGCGCCAAGCTGGAACAGAACTGGACCACGGGTGACATCCTCGAGGAGCAGGTGGAGCGCATCCGCCAGCAGGTCGGCGATGCCCGGGTCATCTGCGGCCTCTCCGGCGGCGTGGATTCGGCCGTTGCCGCCGCCCTTGTCCAGCGCGCCGTGGGCGACCAGCTGACCTGTGTCTTCGTCGACCACGGGCTGCTGCGCGAAGGCGAGGCCGAGCAGGTGGAGCGCGACTTCGTTGCCGCCACCGGCGTGAACCTCTACGTGGCCAACGAGCAGGAGCGGTTCCAGTCCGCGCTGGCAGGCGTCAGTGATCCCGAGACCAAGCGCAAGATCATCGGCCGCGAATTCATCCGCGCCTTCGAAGAGGCCGAGCGCGCCATCATCGCCGACGCCGCAGCGCACGGCGAAAAGATCAAGTTCCTCGTGCAGGGCACCCTGTACCCGGACGTCGTCGAATCCGGCGGCGGCGAGGGTGCAGCAAACATCAAGAGCCACCACAATGTGGGCGGGCTGCCTGAGGACCTGCAGTTCGAGCTCGTCGAGCCGCTTCGTGCCCTGTTCAAGGACGAGGTGCGCGCCGTGGGCGCCAAGCTCGGCCTGCCCCAGGAAATCGTCGGCCGCCAGCCGTTCCCTGGCCCCGGCCTGGGAATCCGGATCGTCGGCGAAGTCACCAAGGAGCGCCTGGACCTGCTCCGCAAGGCCGACGCGATCGCCCGTGCCGAGCTGACCGCCGCCGGACTCGACAACGACGTCTGGCAGATGCCGGTGGTGCTTCTCGCGGACGTCCGCAGCGTCGGCGTCCAGGGCGATGGCCGCACCTACGGCCACCCGATCGTGCTGCGCCCCGTCTCCTCCGAGGACGCCATGACCGCAGACTGGTCACGGCTTCCCTACGACCTGCTGGCCCGGATCTCCAACCGGATCACCAACGAGGTCGACGGCGTCAACCGCGTGGTGCTCGACGTCACCAGCAAGCCGCCGGGAACCATCGAGTGGGAATAGCGTTGTAAAAATGGCCGGCCTCCGCAGGGAGGCCGGCCATTTTGCATCCCGGCGGCGGTGCATTCCCGGCGGCCGCATGTGCGAAATGGGCCGCAACTTGGGCCGCCCAGTGTTGCGGTCTCTCAACCGCGGCGGGTTTCCGGCTACGCTCGAAGCTATGCCCGTATGGTCCAAGGCGTCACGTGCAAGCGCAGAAAAGAAGGCAGTAGTGTCAGTAGGTCAGCTCGACTCCGAGGGTTCGGAGGAGCTCCGGAAGTGGCTGTCCGGGCTCAAGCCCGTTACCGGGGCAGACACCATGCTGCGCTTCACCAAGACGCCCGAGGGTTCCATCGACCTTACACATGCGCATCCTTCCGGCCTGGCGCAGCTCATGGCAGGGCGCCGCACCCGGCTCTCGACGCTGATCCGTGACCAGCAGCAGTACGTAGTGGCGGCGCGCGCTTGCCGGAACCTGCGCTCCAAGATCTTCGAACTGGCCAATGACCGTGGCATCGAGGCCGGGTACTTCTCCGCGGGCACCGTGGTGTGGACCTCCGCCGTCGGCGGCAAGCCGCAGCGCGTCTCGGCACCGGTGATGCTGACCGCCATGTCGCTCACCATCCGCCCCGGGGAAGACGACTACGAACTGCAGCTCACGGAGCAGGCGCACATCAATCCGGCCCTGATCCGTCACCTGAAGACCATCCACGGGATCGTGTTCGACGTCAACGCCGTAACCCGGATGGCATACAGCACCGCGCGGTTCGACCCCCTTCCCGTGCTGGACCGGATCAGCACCCTGGTCAAGCCGATCCACGGCGCCGACGTGGAGCACAACCTGCTCGTCTCGACCTTCGCGGACCTTTCCGGGAACCTCGACGATCCCTGGATCAACGGGCAGAACGCGCTGGTGTCATCTCTGGCCAAGGCCGCGTCCGGCGAAGTCATCGACGTGCCGGAGCTCCAGCCGGGGCGCTTTCCCAGCGTGGACGAGCGGGACCCGGGGGAGGAGCTGCTCCTCCTCGATGCCGACGCCGACCAGCAGTACGTGATCGACGCGGTCCGTGCGGGGGACTCGCTGGTGGTGAGCAGCCCGCCGGGCACCGGCCAGACGCAGACTGCCATCAACACGATTGGTGCGCTGGTGGATGAAGGCAAGACCGTCCTGGTGGTGGGGGACCGGCGTGCCAGCCTGAACGAAGTGGCCGGGCGCCTCGAAAACCTGGGCCTGGAGTCCATCCTTTTCCAGCTGACCGGAAACGCAACGCCGCAGCAGCTCAAGGGCCAGCTGGTGCGCGCCATCGTGCGCAACGAGAAGGCCCAGGAGCCGCAGCTCGGCAGCCTGCACAAGACCCTCACCGAGCACCGCCACGCCCTTCTGGACCATGTGGCCTCGCTGCACAACGTGCGGCAGCGGTGGGGCTGCTCGCCGTACCAGGCCATGCAGTCGCTCGCTGAGCTGACCTCCATCCAGCCCGCACCCGCCACCACCGTCCGCCTGAAGCGCAGCGTCCTGGACAACATCCGGGACCGCGAGGAGCTGGCGGGCCGGCTGAAGCGGGCGGCCGAACTGGGGGCGTTCAGCAGGGCATCGACCACCAGCCCCTGGCACGGTGCACGTCTGGTGACTCGCAAGGAAACCGAGGAAGCCCAGGAGCTGGCGCGTTCGGTGGCGAAGAAGCTGCCGCTGCTGCAGGAACGGATGAAGGACGTGGCCAGCCACGCCGAAATCCGCCTGGGTGCCACCTTCGCCGAATGGGGCTCCCAGCTCAAGCTCCTGGTTGCTGTCCGCGAAAGCCTGGACAAGTTCACGCCGGACATTTTTGACCGGCCCGTGACTGACCTGATTTCCGCGACGGCGTCGTCCTCCTGGCGCCGGGAACGCGGCATCGACATGGCCTCCATGCAGCGCTCCCGCCTGCGCCGCGTGGCCAAGGAGTATGTCCGCCCGGGGGTGCACATTTCTGACCTTCACAGCTCGCTGGTGCTGGTGCAGGAACAGCGTGCCCAGTGGGCCGGGTACGCCACCACGCAGCGGCACCCGGCCGTGCCGTCAGGCCTCGCCGAAATCAGCATCATGCACCGGGGTCTTACCCGCGAGATGAAGATGCTGGGCGAGGCGCTGCGGCATACGGCGGCGGGCGGTTCGCTCGAGACCATTCCGTACCCGGAGCTTATGGAGCGCCTGGAACTGCTGGTCGCGGACACCCAGACGCTGCAGACCCTGCCCGAACGCACCCTGCTCATCGAGAACATGCGCGAGCATGGGCTGGGGGAACTGCTGGCAGACCTCGCGGAACGCGAGGTCGGGGCCAAGTCCGTCGCCGCGGAACTGGACCTGGCCTGGTGGCAGTCGGCGCTAGAGGCGATGATCAGCGGGGACGACTATCTGGCGATGTCCGACGGCGACGCGCTGCGCCAGCTTGAGGCCGAATACCGTCTCGCGGACAACGCCCACATCGCCAGCGGCGCAGGCCGGATGCGGTGGAAGCTGGCCGAGCGCTGGCGCGCAGGCATCGAGGAGCATTCCCGCCAGGCGGACCTGCTCCGAAGCCTGCTCAAGGATGGACGGGTCACGCTGGCCGCGCTGACGGCGCAGGCCCCCGCGCTGGTTCCCATGCTGGTGCCTGTCTGGTCGGTCAGCCCCTACCTCATGACCGGGCTCCTCCCCGCCGAGCAGAAGTTCGACGCCGTGGTGATCCTCGACGCCGAGGCGACGTCGCTGCAGGCCGTGCTCCCCGCCGTCGCCCGTGCCCGGCAGGTGATCGCCTTCGGTGACGACAAGATCGCCAGTCCCCGCACCTTCACGGTGGCCGTCGAGCGGCTCGCGGCCGGTGAGCAGTCGCACCAGAGCGTCGAAAGCGCCTTTACCGCACTTTCGGCGGTGCTGCCGACGGCGCCGCTGCGCTCGGTCTACCGTGCGGTGGACGAGGACCTGGTGCTGCAGCTGAGCAAGAACTTTTACGACGGCGGCCTCCGCCGGCTGCCCGAGGGCCAGTCGGCCACGGGGCTGGACCGTGCACTGACGGTGGAGTACCTGCCCGACGGCACCGGCCTGCCCAGCGCAGACCATGAGGGCGTCGAATCGGTGGTGGCCGAGGTGAACCGCGTGGTTGACCTCGTGTTCGAACACGCGCGGCTCCGGCCCCGGACCTCGCTGGCGGTGGTGACCGCCAGCCTCCGGCACGCGGCACGCATCGGCGAGTCCATCCGGCTGCAGCTGCCAAACCATCCCTCGCTCTCCGGATTCTTCACGGCAGGAGAGGAATCCTTCAGGGTTGTTGACCTGGAACGCGCCCAGGGGCTGGTCCGCGACCGCGTGATCTTCTCGCCGGGCTACGGGCGGACGCCGCACGGCCGGGCCCTGCACAGCTTCGGTCCGCTGTCCGCCGAGGGCGGCCGGGCCAAGTTTGCCCTGGCCATGACCAGGGCGCGGCAGTCGCTGCACGTCCTGACCTGCTTCAAGCCGGAGGACCTGGACCGGACCCGGCTGGCCCATGGCGCCGTCGACCTCTACGAACTTCTGGACCGGGAGATTGCCGGCAACACCAACCTGGGAACCCCCGCGTCCAGGGCAGCGGCCAGTGAACAGGCACTGGGGGCAGATCCGCTGGTTGCCGATCTCGGTGACCGGCTCCGCGCCCGCGGTGCCCGCGTCTGGCACCAGTACGACGGCGCCATCGATGTGGTGGCCGCCGCCGACCCGCTGAGCACCATGGGTCAGGACGACGCCGACATCCCGCGCCCGGTGGCCATCGAATCCGACGGCACCGAGCAGTACCGGCAGATGACCGTCCGGGAACGGAGCCGGCTGCGCCCCCAGCTGCTGGAGCGGCTCGGCTGGCGGTACATGCCGCTGTGGACCATCGAGGTCTTTACCGATCCCTCGGCCTGCGCTGACAGGATCGGCGGGTACCTCGGACTGGAGAAGCCCGCCCCTCCGCTGCGTTCCTTCGGGACGCCGGGCTTTTTCCTGGATGACGACGTCAGCACCCTTGCCGTTGACGACTTCGAGCCCGAACCCGAACCTCAACCTGGACAGGAAGACCGGTACGGCATCGGCCAGGACGACCGGTTTGTGGAGGAGGCGGACGGGATCGCCGCTGATCGTGCGGCGGGTGACGTCCACAGCGCCGATGCACACCACGCCAATGATGGCGCGGCTGACGCTGCTTCAGCAGAGCATGCGGCAGCTGACCGGCAAGATGCCGGCACCGGCTCGGCCGACATGGACGGTGCCCAGAATGAGGCTG is from Arthrobacter sp. QXT-31 and encodes:
- a CDS encoding glycerol-3-phosphate dehydrogenase/oxidase, with protein sequence MNGFGERPAAARGALGPEAREAALAALKASAEPGKELDILIVGGGIVGTGVALDAVTRGLNVGIVEASDWAAGTSSRSSKLIHGGLRYLEMLDFALVKEALQERGLLLSELAPHLARPVPFLYPLTKHFVERPYIGAGIALYDAMSISGGHKRGVPFHKHLSRRGTLRAAPSLKDDAFVGSIRYYDGQVDDAKYVANLVRTAAYYGAHAVNQTAVVDFLREGERVVGAKVVNREDGSSFNIRAKQVINATGVWTDETQAMVTERGQLKVRASKGIHLVVPRDRFQSTVGLILRTEKSVLFVIPWGRHWIIGTTDTDWHLDKAHPAASSKDIDYLLEHVNTVLKRPLTREDVEGVYAGLRPLLAGESDSTAKLSREHVVAHPVPGLVVVAGGKWTTYRVMAKDAVDEAARSMDERVPQSCTETIPLLGASGFRAAWNRRNRTAEEFGVHVARVEHLLNRYGSMASEVLALIQERPELAEPLPGADDYLQAEAVYAATHEGARHVHDVLTRRTRISIEAWDRGVSAVPVVAKLMGEILGWSDAQRESEIKHYLARVEAERLSQQQPDDESADAARLGAEDIVPLR
- a CDS encoding DUF3817 domain-containing protein, whose translation is MIEPKPAIQPSNPAGAAKKRRFGGTEAQIRSALKFYKVMAYLTGAMLLLLCAELVARYGFGQYLFAGGTDALTGQPFGFGFAQAEPKGVLGGFNVSVTVLIVHGWMYVVYLMSNFRLWTLMRWPFLKMILLALGGVIPFLSFIVEKKFHAEVEAELAANPQAASRY
- a CDS encoding SURF1 family protein, with the translated sequence MWKTALQPRWIAGLVFAIAVSGIFVLLSQWQFGRSTQPEVPVNPATEQVKPLTETLQPGDFFRASVADQMVSASGSYDAAKQVLVPGRLKDGKTGYWVVTAFAVADAPVLKGVAASPKTYIPVARGWIAEPAKAAAPPSGTIQLTGRLLPSEAPVPNTAPEPGQATAVSVAELINAWNVSSYPAFVSATAEKAGTDDVGAAAGSGLEPLNIPAQPPAEKVNWLNLFYSVEWIVFAGFALFIWWRLVKDDHRRSLEDAEDYDGPEHTQPHEIQQKVQP
- the guaA gene encoding glutamine-hydrolyzing GMP synthase is translated as MTTPTASQTSQKPVLVVDYGAQYAQLIARRVREANVYSEVVPHTYSTEQLLAKNPAAIILSGGPASVYADGAPSVGADLFEAGVPVFGICYGFQAMANALGGKVDKTGLREYGSTQTTILGDDRSILEGMPQHQNTWMSHGDSVHAAPEGFEVLATTAGAEVAAFANEEKCLYGVQWHPEVKHSAYGQQVLENFLFKGAKLEQNWTTGDILEEQVERIRQQVGDARVICGLSGGVDSAVAAALVQRAVGDQLTCVFVDHGLLREGEAEQVERDFVAATGVNLYVANEQERFQSALAGVSDPETKRKIIGREFIRAFEEAERAIIADAAAHGEKIKFLVQGTLYPDVVESGGGEGAANIKSHHNVGGLPEDLQFELVEPLRALFKDEVRAVGAKLGLPQEIVGRQPFPGPGLGIRIVGEVTKERLDLLRKADAIARAELTAAGLDNDVWQMPVVLLADVRSVGVQGDGRTYGHPIVLRPVSSEDAMTADWSRLPYDLLARISNRITNEVDGVNRVVLDVTSKPPGTIEWE
- a CDS encoding PTS sugar transporter subunit IIA, whose product is MAEPLDRYDAELTTPDLVILEMDAEDKVDAASQLARKLFDAGRVSDLEGFLGHVNAREHQLATGLPGGVGLPHARSEFVSETSIAVGITKYGKALDFGAADGPATVVLLIATPASSFSDHLEVLATLARSLSKESFRESLRRAYDAEVIAELINSSLVFFDH
- a CDS encoding AAA family ATPase, which codes for MPVWSKASRASAEKKAVVSVGQLDSEGSEELRKWLSGLKPVTGADTMLRFTKTPEGSIDLTHAHPSGLAQLMAGRRTRLSTLIRDQQQYVVAARACRNLRSKIFELANDRGIEAGYFSAGTVVWTSAVGGKPQRVSAPVMLTAMSLTIRPGEDDYELQLTEQAHINPALIRHLKTIHGIVFDVNAVTRMAYSTARFDPLPVLDRISTLVKPIHGADVEHNLLVSTFADLSGNLDDPWINGQNALVSSLAKAASGEVIDVPELQPGRFPSVDERDPGEELLLLDADADQQYVIDAVRAGDSLVVSSPPGTGQTQTAINTIGALVDEGKTVLVVGDRRASLNEVAGRLENLGLESILFQLTGNATPQQLKGQLVRAIVRNEKAQEPQLGSLHKTLTEHRHALLDHVASLHNVRQRWGCSPYQAMQSLAELTSIQPAPATTVRLKRSVLDNIRDREELAGRLKRAAELGAFSRASTTSPWHGARLVTRKETEEAQELARSVAKKLPLLQERMKDVASHAEIRLGATFAEWGSQLKLLVAVRESLDKFTPDIFDRPVTDLISATASSSWRRERGIDMASMQRSRLRRVAKEYVRPGVHISDLHSSLVLVQEQRAQWAGYATTQRHPAVPSGLAEISIMHRGLTREMKMLGEALRHTAAGGSLETIPYPELMERLELLVADTQTLQTLPERTLLIENMREHGLGELLADLAEREVGAKSVAAELDLAWWQSALEAMISGDDYLAMSDGDALRQLEAEYRLADNAHIASGAGRMRWKLAERWRAGIEEHSRQADLLRSLLKDGRVTLAALTAQAPALVPMLVPVWSVSPYLMTGLLPAEQKFDAVVILDAEATSLQAVLPAVARARQVIAFGDDKIASPRTFTVAVERLAAGEQSHQSVESAFTALSAVLPTAPLRSVYRAVDEDLVLQLSKNFYDGGLRRLPEGQSATGLDRALTVEYLPDGTGLPSADHEGVESVVAEVNRVVDLVFEHARLRPRTSLAVVTASLRHAARIGESIRLQLPNHPSLSGFFTAGEESFRVVDLERAQGLVRDRVIFSPGYGRTPHGRALHSFGPLSAEGGRAKFALAMTRARQSLHVLTCFKPEDLDRTRLAHGAVDLYELLDREIAGNTNLGTPASRAAASEQALGADPLVADLGDRLRARGARVWHQYDGAIDVVAAADPLSTMGQDDADIPRPVAIESDGTEQYRQMTVRERSRLRPQLLERLGWRYMPLWTIEVFTDPSACADRIGGYLGLEKPAPPLRSFGTPGFFLDDDVSTLAVDDFEPEPEPQPGQEDRYGIGQDDRFVEEADGIAADRAAGDVHSADAHHANDGAADAASAEHAAADRQDAGTGSADMDGAQNEAAGKDDAENKTAAKVQQVGERKEDLR